One genomic region from Salinicola endophyticus encodes:
- the dprA gene encoding DNA-processing protein DprA, which produces MSSAGPTLRDWLALAALPGLGPTRLAPLLQRWREPESLAWPQGWLAALPARLAQPLRLWLDHPASSPLEASVEAALTWQAESPRHHLLSPSHPAWPVLLDQLPDPPLVLWAKGELSALTPPAIAIVGTRKPTREGRDNAATFARDLIARGFGVVSGMALGIDGIAQHTALQAGGATVGVLGCGVDVVYPPRHAGLYRDLLAGRGLLLSEHPADTAAHPRFFPRRNRLITGLSQGVLVVEAAEKSGSLVSARLGLEQGREVFALPGSIHNPQASGCLRLIQRGEAALVRNVDDILAELGHWTPTVAGEHLDTAPSEAATPPVTSPEASVGQNPGVLAQLSDTPTPIDVLVAACGESVATLQLALLELELEGQVAQTAGGWVRRRG; this is translated from the coding sequence ATGAGTTCGGCGGGGCCGACACTGCGCGATTGGCTGGCGCTGGCCGCACTACCCGGGCTCGGCCCCACGCGGCTGGCACCGCTGCTGCAGCGCTGGCGCGAGCCCGAGTCGCTAGCCTGGCCGCAGGGCTGGCTGGCGGCACTACCGGCTCGGCTGGCCCAGCCGCTGCGGCTGTGGCTCGATCACCCCGCGAGTAGCCCGCTCGAAGCTTCGGTTGAGGCGGCGCTGACATGGCAGGCCGAGAGTCCGCGGCACCATTTGCTGTCTCCTTCCCATCCCGCCTGGCCCGTGCTGCTCGATCAGCTCCCCGACCCGCCGCTGGTGCTGTGGGCCAAGGGCGAGCTGAGCGCGCTGACGCCACCGGCGATCGCCATCGTCGGCACGCGCAAGCCGACCCGTGAGGGGCGCGACAACGCCGCGACCTTCGCCCGTGACTTGATCGCGCGCGGCTTCGGCGTGGTCAGCGGCATGGCGCTGGGTATCGATGGCATCGCCCAGCACACTGCGCTGCAGGCTGGCGGTGCCACCGTCGGCGTGCTCGGTTGCGGCGTCGACGTGGTCTATCCGCCGCGTCACGCTGGGCTCTATCGCGATCTGCTGGCGGGTCGAGGGCTGCTGCTGTCGGAGCATCCGGCCGATACCGCGGCGCATCCGCGCTTCTTTCCGCGGCGCAATCGGCTGATCACCGGGTTGTCTCAGGGGGTGCTGGTGGTGGAAGCCGCGGAGAAGAGTGGCTCGCTGGTCAGCGCACGCCTGGGGCTCGAACAGGGGCGCGAGGTGTTCGCCCTGCCGGGCTCGATCCACAACCCCCAGGCCAGCGGCTGCCTGCGGCTGATCCAGCGCGGCGAGGCGGCGCTGGTGCGCAACGTCGACGACATACTCGCCGAACTGGGGCACTGGACACCGACAGTGGCTGGCGAGCATCTGGACACAGCGCCATCCGAGGCCGCCACGCCACCGGTCACGAGCCCGGAGGCGTCGGTCGGGCAGAACCCGGGGGTATTGGCGCAGCTGAGCGATACCCCGACGCCGATCGACGTGCTGGTAGCGGCATGTGGCGAGTCGGTCGCCACGCTGCAGCTGGCGCTGCTCGAACTCGAGCTGGAGGGGCAGGTGGCGCAGACCGCGGGAGGGTGGGTACGCCGCCGCGGTTGA
- a CDS encoding LysM domain-containing protein, with the protein MANGLRLPPTRFFRRLVSSALGCGLLLFTLTGPGAGPALAYTLKPDAPSRYQVRPGDTLWGVAARFLEDPWSWRELLRRNPGVAGPEQLYPGDVLVLDPGAGEPALRIERGRGETVRLSPQVRRAPVREALPSLPLERVRVFLEAYRIVDPALLDSAPRVVAGQGGRLLSGAGDRLYAQGRLPPVGTRLGIYRAGDDYRAPADGAPLGRELQRLGEARVVQRYPDMSELEVLDAGREIRAGDALLTLDDGGITTEFLPRAPASPITATLLAVPGGVRFIGRDDVVAIDRGRADGLEPGHVLQVMRQGERVRAADGDGWIALPAHEAGAVMVFRVFDHLAYALVMRASEALAVGDLLTTPRALGASVAHTETP; encoded by the coding sequence ATGGCGAACGGCCTGCGGCTCCCACCCACTCGGTTCTTTCGCCGGCTGGTGTCATCGGCACTCGGCTGTGGGCTTTTGCTGTTCACGCTGACCGGGCCGGGTGCCGGCCCGGCGCTGGCCTACACCCTCAAGCCCGATGCCCCGAGTCGCTATCAGGTGCGCCCTGGCGACACCCTGTGGGGCGTGGCGGCGCGCTTTCTCGAAGATCCCTGGTCCTGGCGCGAGCTTCTGCGGCGCAATCCCGGCGTAGCCGGGCCCGAGCAGCTCTATCCCGGCGATGTGCTGGTGCTCGACCCTGGCGCCGGCGAGCCCGCGCTGCGTATCGAGCGCGGGCGTGGTGAGACGGTCAGACTCTCGCCCCAGGTGCGCCGAGCGCCGGTGCGAGAGGCATTGCCCAGCCTGCCGCTGGAGCGGGTACGGGTGTTCCTGGAGGCCTACCGGATCGTCGATCCTGCCCTGCTGGACTCGGCGCCGCGGGTGGTGGCGGGGCAGGGCGGGCGCCTGCTCAGCGGCGCCGGGGATCGGCTCTACGCCCAGGGTCGGCTGCCGCCGGTGGGCACGCGGCTGGGCATCTACCGCGCCGGAGACGACTACCGCGCCCCTGCTGACGGCGCTCCTCTGGGGCGTGAACTCCAGCGCCTGGGCGAGGCGCGGGTGGTGCAGCGGTATCCTGACATGAGCGAGCTGGAAGTGCTCGATGCCGGGCGCGAGATCCGCGCCGGGGATGCCCTGCTGACGCTGGACGATGGCGGCATCACCACCGAGTTCCTGCCGCGGGCGCCGGCCTCGCCGATCACCGCGACCCTGCTCGCGGTGCCTGGCGGTGTGCGCTTCATCGGCCGTGACGACGTGGTGGCGATCGATCGCGGGCGTGCCGACGGGCTCGAGCCGGGGCACGTGCTGCAGGTGATGCGTCAGGGCGAGCGGGTACGCGCCGCCGACGGCGATGGCTGGATCGCCCTGCCGGCGCACGAGGCGGGCGCGGTGATGGTGTTCCGGGTCTTCGACCATCTCGCCTATGCGCTGGTGATGCGGGCATCCGAGGCGCTGGCGGTGGGCGATCTGCTGACCACGCCCCGGGCGCTGGGCGCCAGCGTGGCGCATACGGAGACGCCATGA
- the def gene encoding peptide deformylase, producing the protein MAIRTILEYPDPRLRTKAAPVAQVDDEIRALVDDMIETMYDASGIGLAATQIDVHQRVIVMDVSDDRNSPLVLINPSYTPLDDERQPLQEGCLSIPDYYAEVPRALRVHLKATDRDGKAYELDADGLLAHCIQHECDHLEGVLFVDYLSPLKRDRVLKKMQKRHKQDQDA; encoded by the coding sequence ATGGCCATCAGAACCATCCTCGAATATCCCGATCCCCGCTTGCGCACCAAGGCTGCCCCGGTGGCGCAGGTCGACGACGAGATCCGCGCCCTGGTCGACGACATGATCGAGACCATGTACGACGCCTCGGGCATCGGTCTGGCGGCGACCCAGATCGACGTACACCAGCGCGTCATCGTCATGGACGTCAGCGACGACCGCAATTCGCCGCTGGTGCTGATCAACCCGAGCTACACGCCGCTGGATGACGAGCGCCAGCCGCTGCAGGAAGGCTGCCTGTCGATCCCCGACTACTACGCCGAAGTGCCGCGCGCCCTGCGCGTTCACCTGAAAGCGACCGACCGTGACGGCAAGGCCTACGAGCTCGACGCCGACGGTCTGCTCGCCCACTGCATCCAGCACGAGTGCGATCACCTCGAAGGCGTGCTGTTCGTCGATTACCTGTCGCCGCTCAAGCGCGACCGCGTGCTCAAGAAGATGCAGAAGCGCCACAAGCAGGATCAGGACGCCTGA